The stretch of DNA TTTCATATTTTTTAAATAATAATCAATATCCTTTAAGACAAAAGAGAGCTCTGTTGTAAACGTATCAAATCTGGACTTTCCGAAATCCTTATTAATTGCCTCGTATAAAAGGTTTTCATTTTGAATAAGAAGACCCTTTAACTTCTCTAGATAGATTTTTCTAAATTTTAAACTTTTAGTTTTTTGTGTTTTGAAAAACTCTTTCTGACTGGCGGCTATTTCCTGAATTTCCATAATTCAAATTTGAAAAGGTACTGCAAATTTTCTGCCTAAAATTTTACATAATGTTTCTAATGGCAATTTTAGCTGGATGGTATAAAAGTAATAGGAGAGCTGTAATCAGTGCTAGCCAGAATAATCCGGTAAATATTTCCATATTGGAAAGCAGCATAGACTGAGCAGTAATTTTGGCTTTAAAGGCACCTGCTGTCATTGATAAAGATTCGTTGACAGGTAATTTTGCAATTTGAGCTCCGAAAATTTGATTCCATTGAGAGTAAAAGACAGGATTAGTATCGGTTAAATTATAGCTCAATGTATCAGAATGTTTCAGGGTAAGAAACAACATCAGATTCTGCATCAAAGCATAGCCGATAGCAGTGGTCCAGAAACGGGTAGTGGTACCCATTGCAGTTCCATTCGCCACATAATCTTCAGGAAGTCCTGCAATTAAAAAGAAAACCAATGGTGTGAATAGAAGCCCTTGCGCAATACCCTGTAAAAATAAAGGCGGGCAAATGGTAGAAAGGGTAGTATCAGGATAAAAAGTGTAGGTAAACCAGGCACAGTCTATCGCCAATAACAAGAATCCAGTGAAGAAGACGATTCTGGATGATACTCCTTTCATTAAACAAATACCAGATAAAAACACTCCTATAAGAGTTCCGGCGACATTCCAATACTGGATATCAACGATATAGTCCCACGGCCATTTCCACACGGTAGCCATAATGCTATACACATTATTCAATCCTGAGCGGATCAGATAAAAGATGAAAAATAAAATCATTCCGACAATGACATTTTTGGAGTTGAACACCTCGAAATGAAAAATAGGTCTTTTTGAATTTCTCTGTTTTAGAATAAAAAGTCCTCCGGAAATCATGAATATAAACAAGCATGTAATAATAGTATCCGATTCAAACCACATCAGTCTTTTACCATAAATAATAGCATAAGCTCCTGATTGCAGACAAGCCCATAACAAGAACCAGCTTGGAATGTCCAGTTGATATAACGGTTTTTTCGGGAAAAATCTGTTTTTATTAAAAATCGCAATTCCTATGATTAATACGAAGATGTGGAAATAAAGAATCATTAAGATCATATGTTGAAAGTCATAATCCTGAATGCTTGATTTTAATAAGGAAGTGGTAATAGTTCCCCCCGTAAGCATAATCGTATACATGAAAAGATAAGCAATCACCTTAGCATGTCTGGTATTGAGCTCTGCAATGATGAGTGGTAAAAATATAGCACCCTCCAGTAGTCCGAAAATTCCTTCGAGAAAACGAATCACAAGAATCACATGATAGTCATTAGTAATGGATAATACGTACAAAATAATTACAGAGACCGAGGACATCAGCAGGATATAATATTTAACGCTGAAGTAGGCCATAAATCGCTGTAAAACTAAAAGGGTAACCACAAATGTACCGTACATCAAAATCAATAAGTATTGGACGTCATCTGAGTCTACATCCATAAAAGATGAAGTGAAGGCACTATTAGAATGCAGAATCGATAATAACATCAGGTGGGGAAACAATGCCAGAATAAGAAGTGGCAGTTTCAGCCATTGTGGTACCCATTTATAATAAACTGAATTATGTTGCATGTTTTGAGAGGTTAGGTGGTAGGTAGCAGTAGTTAGGTAGGAGGGATTAGGGAGATTAGTAATTGGTTCCAAGGATCTAGTTTCGAGATGCGAGGCACGGGATCTGAGGTAGTAGATTCATAGTACTTATTAAAAGTTGGAAGTTGAATTTACGGCAAAAATGATATATTGATTTATGACCTCGAAACTCGAACCTCGCATCCGAATCTAATAACTCATACTTCATAACTTATAACTCCTAGAGTTTCTTTGCACTTACGAGAACGTTCATTCCGGAAAGCAGCTTTTCATTATCCTGGTTGTTATCTAAAATAATTTTTACAGGAAATCTTTGCTCTATTTTGACAAAATTTCCGGTTGCATTATCAGGTTTTACCAGCGAGAACTGTGAACCGGAGGCTGGGGATATGGATAGGATCTTTCCTTTAAATTTCATATCAGGGAATGCATCTGCTTCGATGGTCACTTCCTGCTTCTGGTCTATCTGTCCCAATTGTGTTTCTTTATAATTAGCAATAATCCATTTTTCTTTGCTCACCATCTGAACCAGTGCTTGTCCTTCTTTAATCAGCTGACCTTCCTGGATTGTTTTTTTGCCTACCCATCCGTCATAAGGAGCCGTAACTACGGTATAGGAAAGGAATAATTTAGCATTATTAAGGCTGGCAGAGCTTTGTTGAATCTGGCTTTTTGCAGGCGCAACCTTGGTTTCCTGCTCAGTAGCCCCTGCCCGAATTGCATTTTTTTGCTGTTCCAATGCTAGAAGGTTGGCTTTAGCCTGATCATATGAAGCCTTAACATTTTCGAACTGTTGTTCTGTCGCGGCATCTTCAGCCACCAGATTCCTATATCTTTTGTAGTCCTGTTCTGTTCTCCATATATCGATTTTAGCAGAAGCTATTTTAGCATCGATGATTTTAGTATCGCTTTCTTTAGTATTAACGCCGCTTTTGATTGTGGCTATATTTTCAGAATTAGCATGAAGACTGGCTTCAGCCATTTTTACCTGATTCACGAATTCACGATTGTCAATAACAATTAGGGTATCCCCTTTGTGAACAAATTGGTTCTCGTCGAACTTTATGGTTTTGATAAACCCGGGTACTTTACTTGAGACAGGCGTTATATACTGCTCGATCTGGGCATCATTGGTTGTTACATTCTTTCTTGAAAAAAGATAAAAACTTACCATCCCTGTGATTCCACTAATGATGAGAATCCAGGCTAATAAAGTAATCGTCTTATTGATTCTTTCTTCTTTTTTAGTCAGTTGCTTCTTTGTCATAGCTTTTATAGATTTCCAATAGTGTATTGAAGTTGGTAGTATTTAAGTTGTCGGTTGATTTTTACGGAAATAAGATTGGACTGTGCTTCCAGATACGTATTATCGGCATCGATAAGCTCTGTGATCAAACTCAGCTTATTGATGTATTTAGTTTTTACAATCCGGTAGTTTTCCTTTGCCTGATTGATTGCTTCTTCTGCAATTTTTACTTTTTGATCTGTTTCTTCAAACTTTTTGTAAGCCTCATATACATGATGCTTCAGATCTTCCTCTTTTTCTTCGATCTGGAGTTTTGCCAAATCGATATTTTCTCTAGCTTCTTGCATTTTGTATTTATTCTTATACAAATTTTCAATAGGATAGGTAAGGTTTACTCCGATCATTCCCAAACGGTAGGCATAGGGCTCGGGAGGGAAAAACATCATATTGGGATACTTAAGAAAATATTCCCCGCCAGCTGTTATTTTTGGTAAATAGTTAGCTTTTACTATTTTCTGATCAATCTCTTTTAAAGACAGGTTTTTCTTGGTAATTTCAACAGATTCATTCTTTTGTAAGGCAGTATCCGTTAGCTCATTGATGTATGGGATTTCGGCATTCTCTGAAACCAGATCTTCTGTATCCGTATGCATTTCCTGTTGATCCGGCAGAGATAAAATGGTTTTAAGCTTATGTTCAGCAATCTGGATATCATTGTCCAACTCTGTCCAGCTCATCTTATGATTGGAAAGCTGAAGAGATGTTCTTAATACTTCATTAAAGGTAACTACACCATTATTTTTTAGTGCTTTTACCTGTTTAATGTTTACAGAATCCTCCTTCATTTTTTCATTGATAAGGTCCTGCTGCTCTCTTAAGTGATGAATTTGAAGAAAAGCGGTAATAATCTCCATTTTAAGCTGTCTTTCATCCAGCTGTGTTCTTAATGTTGAAATTTCACTGTCAATAGACCCTTTTTTTTCTGCATTTTTTATTTTACCACCCATATAGACAGGAATAGAGGCTGATAGTGTAAAATCATACATTCCGTTGATGATATCATACTTTGTGGCCTTTCCAAATACTCCATTTTCATGTTGAAAGAGATTGGATACTTGATTGTAGCTGGTGTGGAATTCAATGTCCGGGAGCCTTTCCATTTTAAGATCTTTTTCTTTGGTTTCAGACATTGTTTGTTTGAGATGGCTGATCAGAATATTTTTGTTATTCCTCAGACCTAGTTCTACAGCCTGCTGTAGATTGAGATGTTGATAATCGATCATTTGCGATTGTAGAAGATTGCTTATCAATAATAAGCACAACGCAATGCATTGATATCTGCATGCGTCAAATATCATTTTCATAAATTTTTTAAAGGTTTTTTGCTAAATTGATTTTGATAATGCAAAGGTACGCTGAGTAGCTAAAGAGCTGATTTGTGAAAACAGAAAAATATTTGCTCATTTACGCCAAATAGAAAAATTCTGATTACCTTTATCCCATGAATGATAGCCATTTTAAAGCAGTAGAAGAAGAAGATGCAGAGTTTTATGTATATCACGTATTAACCGGGAATATAAAAACAGACATTCATAACCATAGTTCTGCCCAGTTGGTCTATGCAGAGGGGGGTATTGTACATATTTTTACAGAACTTAAACACTGGTATCTTCCCGCAAGATGTTTTATGTGGATTCCGGCTGGGCTCCCGCATTACATTTTTACTTCCAGCCCAAAAGTAGATTTATATAATTTTTATTTTAAAAAAGAGGAAGAAGAAAATGGCTTTTTTGATGAAATCAATATTTATTCTGTAAGTCATCTGCTTAGGGAGATGATTTTATACACAAAAGACTGGGATGGGAAAATCACAAAAAATGATGGAGCAAGATATTATTTTCTCAAAGCTTTAAAAGGGATTTTACCGGAAAAAAGAGATAAGAAGCTGGCATTTCCTGTTCAGCATCCTTTTCCAAAAGATGAAACTTTACTGAAGATTGCAAAATATATCCATGCTAATCTTGAAAAGAGCCTTACGATTGAATCTACGGCCAAAGAGTTCGGAATGAGTACCAGAACCTTATCAAGGAAGTTTAAAGAGATTTTAGGGATGAATTACGTCCGTTTCCTGCGTGCTTTAAGAATTACAAGGTCCCTGGAGCTCATGTTGGAAGGAAAGTATAATATGTACGAGATTGCGATGATGGTAGGGTACAACAGCCTGTCTTCTTTCAGTAATATCTTTAAAAAGGTAATCGGAGTACCACCGACGGAATATCAGCAGAAATTGAAAGGAGAATAGGTAATAGGTAATAGGTAATAGGTAATAGGTAATAGGTAATAGGTTGAAATGTACATCATTGAAGAGATTTTCAATTAATTAATTTCTCTTAGCTCCAATGAATAATAATTTGTTAATACATTAATATCTTCCCACTAACTACAAAAAAACCACCTCAATAATGAAGTGGTTTATATATTTTGAAAAGTCTAGCTTATTCTTAAGCTTCTTCTTCAGATTTAGCTTCTTCTTTTTTAGCAGCAGCAGGAGCAGCTACAACAGGAGCATCAGATACAACATCGAATTCAAAGTTGTATTCTACATTTCTGTGTAATCTGATAATAGCAGTTACTTTACCAGTTCTCTTAATTGTGTTCCCTGGAATTTTGATATATTTCTTCTCTACTTCAACACCAGCTTTAGCAAGAGCTGCAGAAAGGTCAGCGTTGTTGATAGATCCGAACAATTTATCACCAGATCCAACTTTAGCAGGAATAGTAATATTTGTTTTCTTTAATTGCTCAACTACAGCGTTAGCAGCAGCAATTAATTTAGCTTCTTCTTCTTTTCTAGCTTCTAAAGTAGCTTCTAGAGTAGCTTTATTTTTTGGTGTAGCTAAAAGAGCAATTCCCTGAGGAAGTAAGAAGTTTCTAGCATAACCTGGTTTTACATTTACTGTATCAAACTCAAGACCTAAGTTTTCTACGTCTTTTTTTAAGATAATTTCCATTGTTGTTGTCCGTTTTAGAGTTCCGAGTTCCGGGTTTTGTGTTCCGGGTTTCTCTTTCCTTCGTTAGAATTTATTAATTAATTCAGCAACAAAAGAAGAAGGCAAGCCTCCTTCTCTTATTTATTTTTTTTGTAATCTTACTTTAATAAGTCAGCTACGTAAGGCATTAAAGCAAGGTGTCTTGCTCTTTTGATAGCAGCAGAAACTTTTCTTTGATATTTTAAAGAAGTTCCAGTGTATCTTCTTGGTAAAATTTTACCCTGCTCGTTTACGAACTGTAATAAGAAATCAGCATCTTTATAATCTACATGCTTAATTCCGAATTTTTTGAATCTACAATATTTCTTTTCAGATTTTGTATTGATATCAAGTGGAGTAAGGAATTTTACTTCTGATTCTCCTCCAGCTGAGGCTTGTTTAGCCATTTCATCTATTGCCATGTCTTGTCTTTTTAAATTGGGTTAATAATTAAGCTTTAGCTACTTTTACTTTTGTTCTTCTTGTTACAGCGTAATCAATAGCGTGCTTGTCAAGTTTAGTAGTAAGGTAACGGATAACTCTTTCGTCACGTTTGAAAGCTAATTCTAAATCAGCAACGACAGTACCTTCTCCTTTAAACTCGATTAAAGTATAGAATCCGTTCTTTTTTAATTGGATCGGATAAGCTAATTTTTTTAATCCCCAGTTTTCTTTAGCAACGATTTCACAGTTCTTTTCTTTTAAAAGATCTTCAAATTTTTTCACTGCTTCCTCCACCTGAGCATCAGATAGAACGGGAGTTAAAATGAAAACAGTTTCGTAATTGTTCATAATGTTAAATGAATTTGTTAATTATTTCGAGGTGCAAAATTAAATATAATATTTCTAATATACAATACTTCATGTATCTTTTTAATAATCCTCTACAGGAGGCAATTACTCGGAACGGCTGCGTTTTGCACAATACTGTGAATTTTTGTATTTTCGTGTTCCTTAAAAAACAATCAAAATATGAAAATTAATTATTACGTTTTACCATTGCTGCTAGCTGGAACGTTTTTTTATTCTCAGGATAAAATTTCTAAGAAAAACGGACAAAGCTTTGAAGCAAAAGTTGTCGAGATTGGAGACTCAAATATTACGTATCAGGAACTGGATAACCCTGATGGACCTGTACGTTCTATGGATAGATCGGAAATTTATGAAATAATTTATAGTAACGGAAAAACTGAAGTATTAGGGAAGTACAAGACCGAGGCTGAAGTGAAAGAATTTATTGTGCGTAAAATTGATGAATTCGGAATAGATAGGGATAGAAAAGACCTTGCTTTACGTGCCAAATTTGAAGGAGATAATATTAAGATTAACTCTGTCAACATGAAAGATCGTGTGGTGAAAGAAGGAGACTGGTGGGACTTAAGTAAAATAGTCACATTCCATAATATTTCCAGAAGAAAAGATAATATTGCCTACTTGAATATTGTGACATATAAAATCACAAAATCAAAAAGAGAATTGAGTAAGCTCGTTATTAAAATAACGGACCATGAAGTAGCAGCTGATATATTAGAAGCAATGAAAGATTTAAAGATGATGCTTAAAAAAGATTAAACATCATCTTCTTTTTGACTTCTAACTTCTGTCAGGAAGTTTATTTTAATCACATCGTACAATGAGTGTCTGCTTACCAGAATAGAGGCAATAGAAGATACCATTCCTGCGAGCATCAGATGGAAAATTAATGAATGTCTGTCTGTCATTTCCAGAACGATAATCGCCGAAGTAAATGGAGCTCGTGTAATCCCTGTAAGGAAAGCCACCATTCCGGCAAGAACGACAACGTTCGTTTCGTTTTGGGTGAGATGAATCACTCCTGATATGACAGAACCTATACTTGCTCCGGCTGATAGAGCCGGGGCAAAAATACCACCAGCACCACCTGATGTAAATGATAATGCTGGTCCCAGCATTCTTAAAATAGGAACATACCATTCTTCATGTTTATCCTTAGTGAAAAGCACTCTTTCCATAATTTCTTTTCCTGATCCCAGAATTTCCCTGTTAATAAAGTAGGCAATAGAGGCAATAACCAGTGCACAAGCTACAAGAAATAGTACATTAGCTCTGTCTGTTTTCAGGTTTTTCTTTTTCCAGCTGCTTACTCTGAGCATGATGACAGAAAGCTGACTTGCTAAAATTCCCGCAGTACCTGCAACGAGAATAATAGGAAACATAACCATTAATGTGACATCATTGGTTTTCGGATATCCCAGATATAAATAAGAACCTGCCAATGTCTGGGCAGTGAGTCCTGCAATAATTACCGCTGTAAAAAGGGCTGTTTTAAAATAATTGATATGGGTTTTTGAAAGTTCTTCCACAGCAAATACAATTCCTCCAAGTGGGGTATTGAAGGCTGCTGCCAATCCTGCTGCTGCACCTGTCATAATCATATTTTTCTTGGAAATTTTCGGCCACCATTCCGGAAGGTATTCATTGACTTTTCTAAAAATGGAACCTGCGATTTGTATAGTAGGTCCTTCACGACCCACAGCACCACCTCCAATGACCAGAATAACGGATGAAATAATCTTGAAAAAGATGATTTTAATACTTAATAGGCTCCTGATTCTTTTATGTTCCTTGGGATTTGCTAATTCTACAGCCGCCATAACCTGCGGAATTCCACTCCCTTTGGCATTAGGAGCAAATTCCTTCACCAGCCACCAAGATAAAACAAAACCAATGGGAGCAATAATAAAAATCATCCAGGAATGCCAGTCGAAAATAAAGTTTAAAAGGTTTTCTCCCCAAGCAAATATTTTGGCATACATAACGGCGAAAAAACCTGTGATTACAGAACCTATCCAAAAAGGAATAGCCTGAAGAAGATTGTTTTTCAGCTGTTCATTCCGAATGTTATCAAAGGATTTTTTAAGAGCTCTCCGTACATAAATAAATATTTCACGCATATTTCGTAGCAAGATTTTGTGTAGTATGAAAACGTAAAATAATAGGTGTGATAGGATATATGAGTCCTTTCAGAGGCCAAAACAGGTCGGTCTTTTTTATTATAAAGTTCATCATCTAAAGTTTTTTTAAATGTAATATTATTTACTTATAAATCCAATAATAAAAAAACCTCCGAATCAATTCGAAGGTTTATATTGGGAAAGGAATGTTATTTATTCCTTACTTATTATATTTCTGTGTTCAGATCCCAGTTCTGAAGGTAATCGTGAACATGCTTTAGGAACATTCCTCCTAAAGAGCCATCTACAACTCTATGGTCATAAGAGTGAGACATAAACATTAACTGACGGATAGCAATCACATCACCATCTTTAGTTTCAAGTACTGCCGGCTTTTTAACAATAGCTCCGATAGCCAGGATCGCTACCTGAGGCTGAGGAATAATAGGAGTTCCCATTAAATTTCCAAAGCTTCCTACGTTAGAAATAGTATATGTTGCTCCCTGAGTGTCTTCAGGTCTTAATTTTTTATTTCTTGCTCTGAATGCTAAATCATTGATTGCTTTGGCTAATCCTGAAAGAGATAATTGATCCGCATTTTTGATAACAGGAACAATAAGGTTTCCATCAGGAAGGGCAGTAGCCATACCGATATTGATGTTTTTCTTTTTAATGATGTTATCACCATTTACAGAAACATTAATCATCGGATAGTCCTGAATTGCTTTTACAATGGCTTTTACGAAAATCGGCATGAACGTCAATTTTTCACCTTCACGTTTTTCGAATAAATCTTTATGTTTATTTCTCCATTTTACAACATTAGTAACATCTGTTTCGATGAAAGAGGTAACGTGTGGAGCAATGTGTTTTGCTTTTACCATATTTTCAGCGATGATTTTTCTCATTCTGTCCATCGGAATGACTTCATCACCTGCAGATACGGAAATTGGAGTAACAACAGGAGTTGTCGCAGCTGGCTGAGGAGTTGAAACAGTTTGCTGAACTGCCGGAGTTGTTTGAGGCTGGCTTCCTCTGTTGTTTACGTAAGCTAAAATATCTTCTTTTGTAATTCTTCCTTCCAAACCACTTCCTTTGATGGATTTAAGTTCGGTTTCAGAAATATTTTCTTGTTGTGCAATAGATTTTACAAGTGGTGATAAATAAAGATCTCCTGAAAATTCAACCGCAGCGTTTCCTGTATTAAAAGGCTCTTCGATTGTTTTCAGTGTTTCCGAATCAGGTGCTGAAGTTGGGGCTTCTTCTTTTACTTCTTCTGAAGCTGTGTTTCCGCCTTCTCCTTCAATTTCTAAAATAGCAATGGCTTCACCAACTTTTGCAACTTCATCCTTTTGCTTTAGGATTTTCACAATTTTTCCCGAAACTGGTGTCGGAACGTCTGAATCTACCTTATCTGTTGCGATTTCTACTACGGAATCATCCTCCTTCACATGATCACCCTCATTGAATAACCAAGTGATAATTGTAGCTTCCATAACACCTTCTCCCATGGAAGGAAGCAATAATTTGTACTCTGCCATTTTTATTTTTTAGATTTTGACAAATATATAAAAAAAATCGGTTTTTTTACGGAATATATAATGTTACGAAAATTCGATGTAAATATTTCCACCGATATTCAGTCCAAATAAACTTTTGGCTCCATTCTTTTTGCTCCCTTTATAGATGGTAAGCTCCAGCAATTGACTGTCATTGAAAATGGCAGCGGATTGTCCGTGAAATTCTGTTTCTCTTTCCCAATCGGATACTACTTCCGTATGGCTTGAAAATATTTTTGAAAGGCTTAAGTTTCTGAATTTAACCGTAAAGCTTTCATGTCCTTTACCTACTGTTTCGAAAAAGTCTTTGCTGATATTGGAAATGATATTTCCGAAATTATCGATATACATGACTTCACCGATAATCATTTTTTCGGTCTCGTTATATACTGGTCTAGGGAAGAGAAGCTCCTTGGCGTTTTTGATCTTTCTTCCAATAACTTCCGGTAGCCCTCCATTAGCCAAATGCACTGCTGCAGGAACAAAAATATCTGTTGAAGTGAAGTTGATAACGTCATCAAACCTGTTGTTTAGGGTAATCTCATAAATAGCTTCGGGCTTTATATCAAAGAAGATAAGACTTAACAAGCCATTGTCTGCAGCCAGAAAATAAGAGCCATCAGCTTTATATAAAATGTTTCTGCGGGATTTATGATAAAAACTGTCTACCGATAAAATATGAATGGTGCCTTTAGGGAAATGTTTATAGGCATTTCTTACAATATATGAAGTTTGTATAAGGTTGTATACCTGTATTTCGTGGGTGATATCAATAATATTCACCTCTGGATTTAGAGAAAGAATTTTGCCTTTCACAGCAGAAACTCTGTAATCTAAATTTCCGAAATCCGAAGTAAGGGTAATAATTGACATTTTATAATTGTGGAATGATACTGATCTTGCAAATTTATTTAAAATAAAGGAAAATCATATGATTATAAGTCATAAAATATGATAAAAATGCAGTGTTGCAGAATGTCAATTTCGAGGCAGTAAAGCAAAAATAATACAGTTTTTTAAATA from Chryseobacterium piperi encodes:
- a CDS encoding MFS transporter; protein product: MQHNSVYYKWVPQWLKLPLLILALFPHLMLLSILHSNSAFTSSFMDVDSDDVQYLLILMYGTFVVTLLVLQRFMAYFSVKYYILLMSSVSVIILYVLSITNDYHVILVIRFLEGIFGLLEGAIFLPLIIAELNTRHAKVIAYLFMYTIMLTGGTITTSLLKSSIQDYDFQHMILMILYFHIFVLIIGIAIFNKNRFFPKKPLYQLDIPSWFLLWACLQSGAYAIIYGKRLMWFESDTIITCLFIFMISGGLFILKQRNSKRPIFHFEVFNSKNVIVGMILFFIFYLIRSGLNNVYSIMATVWKWPWDYIVDIQYWNVAGTLIGVFLSGICLMKGVSSRIVFFTGFLLLAIDCAWFTYTFYPDTTLSTICPPLFLQGIAQGLLFTPLVFFLIAGLPEDYVANGTAMGTTTRFWTTAIGYALMQNLMLFLTLKHSDTLSYNLTDTNPVFYSQWNQIFGAQIAKLPVNESLSMTAGAFKAKITAQSMLLSNMEIFTGLFWLALITALLLLLYHPAKIAIRNIM
- a CDS encoding HlyD family secretion protein, with amino-acid sequence MTKKQLTKKEERINKTITLLAWILIISGITGMVSFYLFSRKNVTTNDAQIEQYITPVSSKVPGFIKTIKFDENQFVHKGDTLIVIDNREFVNQVKMAEASLHANSENIATIKSGVNTKESDTKIIDAKIASAKIDIWRTEQDYKRYRNLVAEDAATEQQFENVKASYDQAKANLLALEQQKNAIRAGATEQETKVAPAKSQIQQSSASLNNAKLFLSYTVVTAPYDGWVGKKTIQEGQLIKEGQALVQMVSKEKWIIANYKETQLGQIDQKQEVTIEADAFPDMKFKGKILSISPASGSQFSLVKPDNATGNFVKIEQRFPVKIILDNNQDNEKLLSGMNVLVSAKKL
- a CDS encoding TolC family protein: MKMIFDACRYQCIALCLLLISNLLQSQMIDYQHLNLQQAVELGLRNNKNILISHLKQTMSETKEKDLKMERLPDIEFHTSYNQVSNLFQHENGVFGKATKYDIINGMYDFTLSASIPVYMGGKIKNAEKKGSIDSEISTLRTQLDERQLKMEIITAFLQIHHLREQQDLINEKMKEDSVNIKQVKALKNNGVVTFNEVLRTSLQLSNHKMSWTELDNDIQIAEHKLKTILSLPDQQEMHTDTEDLVSENAEIPYINELTDTALQKNESVEITKKNLSLKEIDQKIVKANYLPKITAGGEYFLKYPNMMFFPPEPYAYRLGMIGVNLTYPIENLYKNKYKMQEARENIDLAKLQIEEKEEDLKHHVYEAYKKFEETDQKVKIAEEAINQAKENYRIVKTKYINKLSLITELIDADNTYLEAQSNLISVKINRQLKYYQLQYTIGNL
- a CDS encoding helix-turn-helix domain-containing protein, which translates into the protein MNDSHFKAVEEEDAEFYVYHVLTGNIKTDIHNHSSAQLVYAEGGIVHIFTELKHWYLPARCFMWIPAGLPHYIFTSSPKVDLYNFYFKKEEEENGFFDEINIYSVSHLLREMILYTKDWDGKITKNDGARYYFLKALKGILPEKRDKKLAFPVQHPFPKDETLLKIAKYIHANLEKSLTIESTAKEFGMSTRTLSRKFKEILGMNYVRFLRALRITRSLELMLEGKYNMYEIAMMVGYNSLSSFSNIFKKVIGVPPTEYQQKLKGE
- the rplI gene encoding 50S ribosomal protein L9, which codes for MEIILKKDVENLGLEFDTVNVKPGYARNFLLPQGIALLATPKNKATLEATLEARKEEEAKLIAAANAVVEQLKKTNITIPAKVGSGDKLFGSINNADLSAALAKAGVEVEKKYIKIPGNTIKRTGKVTAIIRLHRNVEYNFEFDVVSDAPVVAAPAAAKKEEAKSEEEA
- the rpsR gene encoding 30S ribosomal protein S18 yields the protein MAIDEMAKQASAGGESEVKFLTPLDINTKSEKKYCRFKKFGIKHVDYKDADFLLQFVNEQGKILPRRYTGTSLKYQRKVSAAIKRARHLALMPYVADLLK
- the rpsF gene encoding 30S ribosomal protein S6 produces the protein MNNYETVFILTPVLSDAQVEEAVKKFEDLLKEKNCEIVAKENWGLKKLAYPIQLKKNGFYTLIEFKGEGTVVADLELAFKRDERVIRYLTTKLDKHAIDYAVTRRTKVKVAKA
- a CDS encoding chloride channel protein; this translates as MREIFIYVRRALKKSFDNIRNEQLKNNLLQAIPFWIGSVITGFFAVMYAKIFAWGENLLNFIFDWHSWMIFIIAPIGFVLSWWLVKEFAPNAKGSGIPQVMAAVELANPKEHKRIRSLLSIKIIFFKIISSVILVIGGGAVGREGPTIQIAGSIFRKVNEYLPEWWPKISKKNMIMTGAAAGLAAAFNTPLGGIVFAVEELSKTHINYFKTALFTAVIIAGLTAQTLAGSYLYLGYPKTNDVTLMVMFPIILVAGTAGILASQLSVIMLRVSSWKKKNLKTDRANVLFLVACALVIASIAYFINREILGSGKEIMERVLFTKDKHEEWYVPILRMLGPALSFTSGGAGGIFAPALSAGASIGSVISGVIHLTQNETNVVVLAGMVAFLTGITRAPFTSAIIVLEMTDRHSLIFHLMLAGMVSSIASILVSRHSLYDVIKINFLTEVRSQKEDDV
- a CDS encoding dihydrolipoamide acetyltransferase family protein, yielding MAEYKLLLPSMGEGVMEATIITWLFNEGDHVKEDDSVVEIATDKVDSDVPTPVSGKIVKILKQKDEVAKVGEAIAILEIEGEGGNTASEEVKEEAPTSAPDSETLKTIEEPFNTGNAAVEFSGDLYLSPLVKSIAQQENISETELKSIKGSGLEGRITKEDILAYVNNRGSQPQTTPAVQQTVSTPQPAATTPVVTPISVSAGDEVIPMDRMRKIIAENMVKAKHIAPHVTSFIETDVTNVVKWRNKHKDLFEKREGEKLTFMPIFVKAIVKAIQDYPMINVSVNGDNIIKKKNINIGMATALPDGNLIVPVIKNADQLSLSGLAKAINDLAFRARNKKLRPEDTQGATYTISNVGSFGNLMGTPIIPQPQVAILAIGAIVKKPAVLETKDGDVIAIRQLMFMSHSYDHRVVDGSLGGMFLKHVHDYLQNWDLNTEI
- a CDS encoding SAM hydrolase/SAM-dependent halogenase family protein; its protein translation is MSIITLTSDFGNLDYRVSAVKGKILSLNPEVNIIDITHEIQVYNLIQTSYIVRNAYKHFPKGTIHILSVDSFYHKSRRNILYKADGSYFLAADNGLLSLIFFDIKPEAIYEITLNNRFDDVINFTSTDIFVPAAVHLANGGLPEVIGRKIKNAKELLFPRPVYNETEKMIIGEVMYIDNFGNIISNISKDFFETVGKGHESFTVKFRNLSLSKIFSSHTEVVSDWERETEFHGQSAAIFNDSQLLELTIYKGSKKNGAKSLFGLNIGGNIYIEFS